One stretch of Cohnella algarum DNA includes these proteins:
- a CDS encoding ABC transporter permease, with the protein MNGNRTGKGPGRMPPASRGGGPPAGVARLAGGSPGAARTGASRSVIRSRLKRDRHLYLMLLPVLAFYLAFKYAPMAGEIIAFKDYRLGDGILGSKWVGFDHFQSLFASIDFWRVLRNTLLLNLYSLVFGFPVPIILALMLNEVRKEGFKRTVQNLLYLPHFISWVVLGGIFVAMLSPSTGIVNWLLSNVFGIEPIYFMADSSWWPVAYTVSGIWRDAGWGTILYLAAMGAIDPQLYEAAKIDGANKLRQIWHITLPGIRSTIAILLVLRMGQMMDVGLEQTLVLQNPSVLDVADVISTYVYRVGLLNMNYSYTTALGLFQSVIGLILVLGVNRLTRLFGERGLW; encoded by the coding sequence ATGAACGGAAATCGAACCGGCAAAGGGCCGGGAAGAATGCCGCCCGCAAGCCGGGGCGGCGGCCCGCCGGCGGGAGTCGCGCGGCTCGCGGGCGGAAGCCCGGGGGCGGCAAGGACGGGCGCAAGCCGCTCCGTCATCCGCAGCCGGCTTAAGCGGGACCGGCATTTATATTTGATGCTGCTGCCGGTGCTCGCGTTTTATCTCGCCTTTAAATACGCGCCGATGGCGGGCGAGATTATCGCGTTCAAGGATTATCGGCTCGGAGACGGAATTTTGGGCAGCAAGTGGGTCGGTTTCGACCATTTTCAAAGCCTGTTTGCGAGCATCGACTTTTGGCGGGTGCTGCGGAACACGCTGCTTCTAAACCTGTACAGTCTCGTCTTCGGGTTTCCGGTGCCGATTATTTTGGCCTTGATGCTGAACGAGGTGCGCAAGGAAGGCTTCAAGCGGACGGTGCAGAACCTGCTCTATTTGCCTCATTTCATTTCCTGGGTCGTCCTGGGCGGCATCTTCGTCGCGATGCTTTCGCCCAGCACCGGCATCGTGAACTGGCTGCTGAGCAACGTCTTCGGCATCGAGCCGATCTACTTCATGGCGGACTCGTCCTGGTGGCCGGTCGCCTACACGGTATCGGGCATCTGGCGCGACGCCGGCTGGGGCACGATCCTGTACCTGGCCGCGATGGGCGCGATCGATCCGCAGCTTTACGAAGCCGCCAAAATCGACGGCGCGAACAAGCTCCGGCAAATCTGGCACATTACGCTGCCCGGCATCCGCAGCACGATCGCGATTCTGCTCGTCCTCCGCATGGGCCAGATGATGGACGTCGGACTGGAGCAGACGCTCGTCCTGCAAAATCCGTCCGTGCTCGACGTGGCCGACGTTATCAGCACCTATGTGTACCGGGTCGGCCTGCTCAACATGAACTACAGCTATACGACCGCGCTCGGCCTGTTCCAGTCGGTCATCGGCTTGATCCTCGTGCTGGGCGTCAACCGGCTGACCCGGCTGTTCGGGGAGAGGGGGTTATGGTAA
- a CDS encoding carbohydrate ABC transporter permease: MNTRRAARPGWSCLGSAANYIVLGICALIALYPFWYVIVSSLSSSRAITAGEVSLWPVEINVEAYKRLFEDGQLFLAMRNTVVVTVIGTLFNMAFTILAAYPLSRKRLMGRNALLMLITFTMLFVTGVIPNFILIKSLGLMDSYWALWLPSLISTYNMFVMKTFMEGLPEEIEESAAIDGAGDWRILLRIILPLCKPIIAALSLFYAVGWWNSYFSVMLYITKSSLQTLTLKLYQMIQQVDQSLLNSFSGSEGVTQVLLTPEAIKAAAIVIAVAPILVVYPFLQKHFVKGVLIGSVKG, translated from the coding sequence ATGAATACCCGAAGAGCGGCCCGGCCGGGCTGGTCTTGTCTGGGCTCGGCCGCCAACTATATCGTCCTGGGAATATGCGCGCTGATCGCGCTGTACCCGTTCTGGTACGTCATCGTTTCGTCCTTGAGCAGCAGCAGGGCGATTACCGCCGGAGAAGTGTCGCTGTGGCCGGTGGAAATCAACGTGGAGGCGTACAAACGGTTGTTCGAGGACGGCCAGCTTTTTCTGGCGATGCGCAACACGGTCGTCGTCACCGTCATCGGGACGCTGTTCAATATGGCGTTCACGATTCTCGCCGCCTATCCGCTGTCGCGAAAGCGGCTGATGGGCCGCAACGCGCTGCTGATGCTGATCACATTTACGATGCTGTTCGTGACCGGCGTCATTCCGAACTTTATTTTGATCAAATCGCTCGGTTTGATGGATTCCTACTGGGCGCTGTGGCTGCCGTCGCTTATCAGCACGTATAACATGTTCGTCATGAAAACGTTCATGGAAGGCCTGCCGGAGGAAATCGAGGAGTCGGCCGCGATCGATGGGGCGGGGGACTGGCGGATTTTGCTGCGGATCATCCTTCCGCTGTGCAAGCCGATCATCGCCGCGCTGTCCCTGTTTTACGCCGTCGGCTGGTGGAACTCCTATTTCAGCGTGATGCTCTATATTACGAAGTCGTCGCTGCAGACGCTGACGCTCAAGCTCTACCAGATGATCCAGCAAGTCGACCAAAGCCTGCTCAACAGCTTTTCGGGCAGCGAAGGGGTCACGCAGGTGCTGCTGACGCCGGAAGCGATCAAGGCGGCCGCGATCGTCATCGCGGTGGCGCCGATTCTCGTCGTGTATCCGTTTTTGCAGAAGCATTTCGTGAAAGGCGTCTTAATCGGTTCGGTCAAAGGATGA
- a CDS encoding extracellular solute-binding protein: MNARNKTRKPLLAAGLSLLMLAAAACSSGGSGGNSSSPSGSAASSGGSSASAETKQEIGISMFDRGEVPTEEGNYESNRWTKWIDENSPAKVKWVPVPRGQAQQKLSALIASGSAPDLIWEFDRTYIAQLANQGAIQPIDEHIEKYSTSLKNYLAEHPELKSAITINGKMYAVTSARGTDVIANHGMWIRQDWLDKLGLAAPTTVEELIEVAKKFKDEDPDGNGAADTVPIVFNGNGVQIMRAFFFNNENQWYLEDGRMKYGRTLDRFAESLAFQKSLFDQGLIDREYITDSNFQRSRQLWTTGKAGIYLGSWSMDTEMQDLLANVPDAEIAPLEPVATKYGRNGLYQELPANVLVAFNSKMDEDKIETAVKFLDWMIEDGWLPLKQGEENVHYKLVNGEIPQRIDADKYRKEAFYAREYAILSQWDPKPDWIPVMAAQDPISQKIATAKSASLEVALKNEYRRDIPYSPDFPEASQLIATFAPIAAQIEVKVVTGGDALSPEEGLEQVRKEWQRLGGENVEKLAQEWYEKNKEFMR; this comes from the coding sequence TTGAACGCACGGAACAAAACGAGGAAACCGCTGCTGGCGGCCGGCTTGTCGCTTTTGATGCTGGCCGCGGCGGCTTGCAGCTCCGGGGGATCGGGAGGGAATTCTTCTTCTCCCTCCGGAAGCGCGGCATCGTCCGGCGGAAGCTCGGCCTCGGCCGAAACGAAACAGGAAATCGGCATTTCCATGTTCGATCGCGGGGAGGTGCCGACGGAGGAGGGGAATTACGAAAGCAACCGCTGGACGAAATGGATCGACGAAAATTCCCCGGCAAAGGTAAAATGGGTGCCGGTTCCCCGCGGCCAGGCGCAGCAGAAGCTGAGCGCCTTGATCGCCTCCGGCAGCGCGCCCGATCTGATCTGGGAGTTCGACCGAACCTATATCGCCCAACTCGCCAATCAGGGCGCGATTCAGCCGATCGACGAGCATATCGAAAAGTACAGCACTTCCTTGAAAAACTACCTGGCGGAGCACCCCGAGCTGAAATCGGCCATCACGATCAACGGGAAAATGTATGCGGTTACGAGCGCGCGCGGAACCGACGTCATCGCCAACCACGGCATGTGGATCCGCCAGGATTGGCTCGACAAGCTGGGGCTTGCGGCGCCGACGACGGTCGAAGAACTGATCGAGGTCGCGAAAAAATTCAAGGACGAGGATCCGGACGGAAACGGCGCGGCGGATACGGTGCCGATCGTCTTCAACGGCAACGGCGTGCAAATTATGCGGGCGTTCTTTTTCAACAATGAAAATCAATGGTACCTGGAGGACGGCCGGATGAAGTACGGCCGCACGCTCGACCGGTTTGCCGAGTCGCTCGCGTTCCAGAAGTCGCTGTTCGACCAGGGCCTCATCGACAGGGAGTACATTACGGACAGCAACTTCCAGCGCTCCCGCCAGCTGTGGACGACCGGGAAGGCCGGCATCTATCTCGGCTCCTGGAGCATGGATACCGAAATGCAGGATCTGCTCGCCAACGTGCCGGACGCCGAAATCGCCCCGCTCGAGCCGGTGGCGACGAAGTACGGCCGAAACGGTCTTTATCAGGAACTGCCCGCGAACGTTCTGGTCGCCTTCAACAGCAAGATGGACGAGGACAAAATCGAGACGGCCGTCAAATTTCTCGACTGGATGATCGAGGACGGCTGGCTGCCGCTGAAGCAAGGCGAAGAAAACGTGCATTACAAGCTGGTGAACGGCGAAATCCCGCAGCGCATCGACGCGGATAAATATCGGAAAGAAGCGTTCTACGCCCGGGAGTACGCGATTTTGAGCCAGTGGGACCCGAAGCCGGATTGGATTCCGGTCATGGCCGCGCAGGATCCGATCTCGCAAAAAATCGCCACGGCGAAGTCGGCTTCGCTCGAAGTCGCGCTGAAGAACGAATACCGCCGCGACATTCCGTACAGCCCGGATTTTCCGGAAGCGAGCCAACTGATCGCGACGTTCGCGCCGATCGCCGCGCAGATCGAGGTCAAAGTCGTCACCGGCGGCGACGCGCTTAGCCCAGAGGAAGGCCTGGAGCAGGTGCGCAAGGAATGGCAGCGCCTCGGAGGCGAAAACGTCGAGAAGCTGGCGCAGGAATGGTACGAGAAAAATAAGGAGTTTATGCGGTAA